In Pseudobacter ginsenosidimutans, the following are encoded in one genomic region:
- a CDS encoding response regulator transcription factor, with protein MPVKIAITDDHPMVISAMKSALELNPGRELIFTCTCGEALLQQLSIHQPDILLLDIRLPDLPGTSLCKQISAEYPFVRIIAITSHDDPWYIRQMLEMGAHGYLLKDTGFNILEEAISKVLNGNQYMDPRISLEPVNKTKELPFTRKEKEMLTLLSEMQSLQQIAIRMCIPLRMAEMHFYNLVQKLGTDDMNGLLQEARRRGLL; from the coding sequence ATGCCTGTCAAGATCGCCATTACCGACGATCACCCGATGGTGATCAGTGCCATGAAATCCGCGCTGGAGCTTAATCCCGGGCGGGAGCTCATTTTTACCTGCACCTGTGGCGAAGCGTTGTTGCAGCAATTATCCATTCATCAACCGGATATTCTTTTGCTCGATATCCGTTTACCCGATTTGCCCGGCACCAGCCTATGTAAACAGATCAGCGCTGAATATCCATTCGTCAGGATCATCGCCATCACCAGCCATGATGATCCATGGTATATACGTCAGATGCTGGAAATGGGCGCCCATGGCTATCTCCTGAAAGATACCGGCTTCAATATTTTAGAAGAGGCCATCAGCAAAGTGCTTAACGGAAATCAGTATATGGACCCGCGCATTAGCCTGGAGCCGGTCAATAAGACGAAGGAATTACCATTCACACGGAAAGAAAAGGAAATGCTGACATTGCTGTCCGAAATGCAGAGCCTCCAACAGATTGCCATCAGGATGTGCATACCACTCCGTATGGCAGAAATGCATTTCTATAATCTTGTACAAAAACTGGGCACTGATGATATGAATGGATTGTTGCAGGAAGCCCGCCGTCGCGGCCTGCTTTAG